In Sphingomonas sp. LT1P40, the following are encoded in one genomic region:
- a CDS encoding (2Fe-2S)-binding protein — MTRFTVNNQPVEYKLDARTPLLWALRDASNLTGTKYGCGTGHCGACTVDIDGAAVRSCQVTIGSIEGTFVTTIEGLSENRGHPVQQAFLAANVGQCGYCIPGMVMAAAALLRKNRNPSDEDITAAITNLCRCGIYPRLIEAIGRAARMARGEVESAQDEDSGQAPALDADQAPAPDAAR; from the coding sequence ATGACCCGCTTCACCGTCAACAATCAGCCAGTCGAATACAAGCTCGACGCCCGCACGCCCTTGCTGTGGGCGCTGCGCGACGCATCCAACCTGACCGGCACCAAATATGGTTGCGGCACCGGCCATTGCGGGGCCTGTACCGTCGATATCGACGGCGCGGCGGTGCGATCCTGTCAGGTGACGATCGGATCGATCGAGGGCACATTCGTGACAACGATCGAGGGTTTGTCCGAAAATCGCGGCCATCCGGTGCAACAGGCGTTCCTCGCCGCCAATGTCGGGCAGTGCGGTTACTGCATCCCCGGCATGGTGATGGCGGCTGCGGCGCTGTTGCGGAAAAATCGCAACCCGTCCGACGAGGACATCACCGCCGCGATCACCAATTTATGCCGCTGCGGCATCTATCCCCGGCTGATCGAGGCGATCGGACGCGCCGCGCGGATGGCGCGCGGTGAAGTAGAATCGGCGCAGGACGAGGACAGCGGGCAGGCTCCGGCGCTCGACGCGGACCAAGCCCCCGCGCCCGACGCGGCAAGGTGA
- a CDS encoding pilus assembly protein TadG-related protein: MTRRLSTDRRGATAVMVASALPFLLAATAAAVDVGAVALERRRMQGAVDAAALSAAQDLASATVRANAILSANRAEGAATTQVATGSVSGSGSARAFTAGGANDAVRVTATYPNQAYFLRALGLRFNDATVSAVASRRNLGAISIGSGLASFDNGLVNTLTRGLTGSSVGFSLLSYQGLATVDLNLFTFLDAVAVRANLGVMTYDQLLEQQIALPVLLRALDDTSGGHGLGAVAAGINGTPRSLRLGDLIGLDMAGAGNTGSGGASALLARVRASDLLGAMLSVANRDHIVALDLAGSIPGLASVRAEIKIGETIQSSPWMVVNDRGGVEVSTAQARVNLVAEVGPLLGLAVKLPLAAEVAPARAILDAVPCAPRDTAAVRARAGVARLAIADLAVGDPIPASAAALTPAPLIRAPLISVDAKAFGALEASNWQNLSFTRAEIVAHQMKAIATTDGVTNLLGTTLQSTQIDVNILGLGLGIGLPGQGQIATRLLQVAPALETALFQLLAFAGLSIGTAHVRVDGYRCGKPVLVL, translated from the coding sequence ATGACCCGCCGCCTCTCGACCGATCGTCGCGGCGCAACGGCCGTGATGGTCGCATCCGCCCTCCCCTTCCTGCTCGCCGCCACCGCCGCCGCGGTCGATGTCGGCGCGGTCGCGCTCGAACGGCGGCGGATGCAGGGCGCGGTCGACGCCGCAGCACTCTCCGCCGCGCAAGACCTGGCCAGCGCCACCGTTCGCGCAAACGCTATTCTCTCGGCCAACCGTGCCGAAGGTGCCGCGACAACGCAGGTCGCCACGGGATCGGTGAGCGGCAGTGGCAGCGCCCGGGCCTTTACCGCCGGGGGCGCGAACGACGCCGTGCGCGTCACCGCCACCTATCCCAATCAGGCCTATTTCCTCCGCGCGCTGGGGCTTCGCTTCAACGATGCGACCGTCAGCGCCGTCGCCAGCCGCCGCAATCTCGGCGCGATCTCGATCGGCTCCGGGCTGGCCAGCTTCGATAACGGGCTGGTCAACACCCTCACGCGCGGCCTGACCGGATCGAGCGTCGGCTTCTCGCTGCTGAGCTATCAGGGGCTGGCGACGGTCGATCTGAACCTGTTCACCTTTCTCGACGCCGTGGCGGTGCGCGCGAATCTCGGCGTGATGACCTATGACCAGCTGCTGGAGCAACAGATCGCACTACCCGTGTTGCTGCGCGCGCTGGACGATACCAGCGGCGGTCACGGGCTGGGCGCGGTCGCGGCCGGTATCAACGGCACGCCACGCTCGCTGCGGCTCGGCGATCTGATCGGCCTCGACATGGCCGGCGCGGGCAATACGGGGAGCGGCGGCGCGTCCGCGCTGCTCGCCCGCGTTCGCGCCAGCGACTTGCTGGGTGCCATGCTGTCGGTCGCCAACCGCGATCACATTGTCGCGCTCGATCTCGCGGGCAGCATCCCCGGCCTCGCGTCGGTTCGCGCCGAAATCAAGATCGGCGAGACGATACAGTCCAGCCCGTGGATGGTCGTCAATGATCGCGGCGGGGTGGAGGTCAGCACGGCGCAAGCGCGGGTCAACCTCGTCGCCGAAGTCGGACCGTTGCTTGGTCTGGCCGTCAAACTCCCGCTCGCCGCTGAAGTCGCACCCGCCCGCGCGATTCTGGATGCCGTGCCATGCGCGCCGCGCGACACCGCCGCCGTGCGTGCCCGCGCCGGGGTTGCGCGACTGGCGATCGCCGATCTCGCCGTCGGCGATCCGATCCCGGCGTCCGCCGCCGCGCTGACCCCTGCGCCGCTGATCCGCGCACCGCTGATCTCGGTCGATGCCAAGGCGTTTGGCGCCCTCGAAGCGTCGAACTGGCAGAATCTCAGCTTCACCAGGGCCGAGATTGTCGCGCACCAGATGAAGGCGATCGCCACCACCGATGGTGTCACCAATTTGCTGGGCACCACGCTGCAATCGACGCAGATCGATGTGAACATCCTCGGCCTCGGCTTGGGCATTGGCCTGCCAGGCCAGGGACAGATTGCCACGCGCCTGTTGCAGGTCGCGCCCGCACTGGAGACCGCGTTGTTCCAGCTGCTCGCCTTTGCCGGGCTCAGCATCGGCACCGCGCATGTCCGGGTCGATGGCTATCGCTGCGGCAAGCCGGTGCTCGTCTTATGA
- a CDS encoding TadE/TadG family type IV pilus assembly protein encodes MRLVSNRRGTAIVEFAILLPVILALLVGVLSFGLYFGAAHSVQQLAADAARRSVAGETTAERQTLVTDFVTANGPAYFLIRANRLSQVSATVEAGGRLRVRIAYDASWLPIFSFARIIPLPDSTITRDCVILEGSA; translated from the coding sequence ATGCGTTTGGTTTCAAACCGTCGCGGCACGGCGATCGTGGAGTTTGCGATCCTGTTGCCGGTCATCCTCGCCCTGCTGGTCGGTGTGCTGTCGTTCGGCCTTTATTTCGGAGCGGCGCATTCGGTGCAGCAACTGGCGGCGGACGCGGCGCGGCGCAGCGTGGCCGGGGAGACGACGGCGGAACGCCAGACTCTGGTCACCGATTTCGTCACGGCGAACGGCCCCGCCTATTTCCTGATCCGCGCCAACCGGCTGAGCCAGGTCAGCGCCACGGTCGAGGCAGGCGGGCGGTTGCGCGTGCGGATCGCCTATGACGCATCGTGGCTGCCGATCTTTTCGTTCGCCCGCATCATCCCGCTGCCCGACAGCACCATCACGCGCGATTGCGTCATTCTGGAGGGCAGCGCATGA
- a CDS encoding MaoC family dehydratase → MAGRYFDEWQVGDRIVHDLRRTVTETDNLLVSTLTHNPQPLHLDAEYAGATEFGRIVVNGTFTFALLVGISVGDTTLGTLVANLGYDEVRMPKPVFIGDTLRAETEVIELRPSKSRPGQGIVTFRHTMLNQRDEIVCSTLRSALLQPKP, encoded by the coding sequence ATGGCAGGCCGGTATTTCGACGAATGGCAGGTTGGCGACCGCATCGTCCACGATCTGCGCCGTACGGTGACCGAGACCGACAATCTGCTTGTCTCCACCCTTACCCACAATCCGCAGCCACTTCACCTCGACGCCGAATATGCGGGCGCGACCGAGTTCGGTCGAATCGTCGTCAATGGCACTTTCACCTTCGCGCTGCTGGTCGGCATTTCGGTCGGCGACACGACGCTCGGCACATTGGTGGCCAATCTCGGCTATGACGAAGTACGCATGCCAAAGCCGGTGTTTATCGGCGACACGCTGCGCGCCGAGACCGAAGTGATCGAACTGCGCCCGTCCAAATCGCGCCCGGGCCAAGGCATCGTCACGTTTCGCCACACGATGCTGAACCAGCGTGACGAGATCGTCTGCAGCACCCTGCGCAGTGCGCTGCTCCAGCCAAAGCCGTAA
- a CDS encoding LysR family transcriptional regulator: protein MIDRQLLRYFLAVVDSGTFTAAAAQVNVSQPSLSAGIARLERETGAKLFRRNSQRVELTEAGARLAVHARRIEREFNLAQASIAGLVLVDTLRLGVLATIATAELAGLVERLAVSAPGTRVELVEGNERGLAQNLARGRIDLALTSLRDDAGAMDPEPLRTEGYVMALPAAHPLAGEAAIPGEALSGETMIVRRHCEALSQTSRYFTARGIRPFFALRTTNDDRALDMVAAGLGVTVVPASHRHPGVASPALLGFDLTRTLALLWGPDAVNMREASAPVLTALREQFGG, encoded by the coding sequence ATGATAGACCGCCAATTGCTGCGCTATTTCCTCGCCGTCGTCGATAGCGGTACGTTCACCGCTGCGGCGGCGCAGGTCAACGTGTCGCAGCCCAGCCTGTCCGCCGGAATCGCCCGACTGGAGCGCGAAACCGGCGCGAAACTGTTCCGCCGCAACAGCCAGCGGGTCGAACTGACAGAGGCGGGCGCGCGTCTCGCCGTCCACGCCCGCCGGATCGAGCGGGAGTTCAATCTGGCGCAGGCGTCGATCGCCGGGCTGGTCCTGGTCGATACGCTGCGGCTTGGCGTGCTTGCGACCATCGCCACGGCGGAACTGGCGGGGCTGGTCGAACGACTGGCAGTCAGCGCGCCGGGTACTCGCGTCGAGCTGGTCGAGGGCAATGAGCGCGGTCTTGCGCAGAATCTGGCGCGCGGACGGATCGACCTTGCGCTGACCTCGCTACGCGACGATGCCGGTGCAATGGACCCCGAACCCTTGAGAACCGAGGGCTATGTCATGGCGCTCCCCGCCGCACATCCGCTCGCGGGCGAGGCTGCCATTCCCGGCGAAGCGCTGTCGGGCGAGACGATGATCGTGCGCCGCCATTGCGAGGCGCTGTCGCAGACCAGCCGCTATTTCACCGCACGCGGCATCCGCCCTTTCTTCGCATTGCGCACCACCAATGACGACCGCGCGCTGGACATGGTCGCCGCCGGGCTTGGCGTCACCGTCGTCCCCGCTTCGCATCGCCATCCCGGTGTCGCCAGCCCTGCCCTGCTCGGCTTCGACCTGACCCGCACGCTGGCGCTGCTATGGGGGCCGGATGCGGTGAACATGCGTGAGGCATCGGCACCGGTGCTTACCGCATTGCGCGAACAGTTCGGGGGCTGA
- a CDS encoding isovaleryl-CoA dehydrogenase, with protein MSLPQMDFALGETADMIRETTERFARERIEPLAAKIDADDWFPREELWPAMGELGLHGITVSEEYGGLGLGYLEHVIACEEVSRASASIGLSYGAHSNLCVNQISRWASPEQKAKYLPKLISGEHVGSLAMSEAGAGSDVVSMKLRAEHKGGRYVLNGTKFWITNAAYADTLVVYAKTGEGSRGITTFLIEKGMPGFSIGQKIDKMGMRGSPTAELVFDDCEVPEENVMGPLNGGVGVLMSGLDYERTVLAGIQLGIMQACLDVVLPYLRERKQFGQAIGSFQLMQAKVADIYVALNSARAYVYAVAKSCDAGRTTRFDAAGAILLASENAFRVAGEAVQALGGAGYTKDWPVERFLRDAKLLDIGAGTNEIRRMLIGRELIGAA; from the coding sequence ATGAGCCTGCCCCAGATGGATTTCGCGCTGGGCGAAACCGCCGACATGATCCGCGAGACGACCGAGCGCTTCGCGCGCGAGCGGATCGAACCGCTGGCCGCGAAGATCGACGCCGACGACTGGTTTCCGCGCGAGGAGCTATGGCCGGCGATGGGTGAGCTCGGTCTGCACGGGATCACCGTCAGCGAGGAATATGGCGGCCTTGGCCTCGGCTATCTGGAGCATGTCATTGCGTGCGAGGAAGTGTCGCGGGCATCGGCGTCGATCGGCCTGTCCTATGGCGCGCATTCCAATCTGTGCGTTAATCAGATCAGCCGCTGGGCCAGCCCTGAGCAAAAGGCGAAATATCTGCCGAAACTGATCTCCGGCGAGCATGTCGGTTCGCTCGCAATGTCCGAGGCCGGAGCCGGGTCGGACGTCGTCAGCATGAAACTGCGCGCTGAGCATAAGGGCGGCCGTTATGTCCTGAACGGCACCAAATTCTGGATCACCAACGCCGCCTATGCCGACACACTGGTGGTATATGCCAAAACCGGCGAGGGATCGCGCGGCATCACCACTTTCTTGATCGAAAAGGGCATGCCCGGATTCAGCATCGGTCAGAAGATCGACAAGATGGGGATGCGCGGCAGCCCGACTGCCGAATTGGTGTTCGATGACTGCGAAGTGCCGGAAGAGAACGTCATGGGGCCGCTGAACGGCGGTGTCGGCGTGCTGATGTCGGGCCTGGATTACGAACGCACCGTGCTGGCGGGCATTCAGCTCGGCATCATGCAGGCGTGCCTCGACGTCGTCCTGCCCTATTTGCGTGAGCGCAAGCAGTTCGGGCAGGCAATCGGCTCGTTCCAGCTAATGCAGGCCAAGGTTGCGGACATATATGTCGCACTCAATTCCGCCCGCGCCTATGTCTATGCCGTCGCCAAGTCGTGCGACGCGGGCAGGACGACGCGGTTCGACGCGGCGGGCGCGATCCTGCTTGCGAGCGAGAATGCGTTCCGCGTCGCGGGTGAGGCGGTGCAGGCGCTGGGCGGCGCGGGCTATACCAAGGACTGGCCGGTCGAACGCTTCCTGCGTGACGCCAAGCTGCTGGACATCGGTGCCGGGACCAATGAAATTCGCCGGATGCTGATCGGACGCGAATTGATTGGAGCCGCATGA
- a CDS encoding AbgT family transporter produces the protein MTDAIVSDDAARRQRGFLGFVERAGNMLPEPTMIFVYLIVALMLVSAVGAWLGWSASLSYTGEEAPEGATLAGGVLTYSASSLFSEANIGKLLTQMPRTMAGFAPLGLILVIMMGAAVAERSGMFSALIRASLGNAPRYILTPIVAVIGMVSHHASDAAYVVFIPLAALTYAAAGRHPVAGLATAFAAVSGGYAGNITPGQIDVLLFGFTQEAARIVEPGWTMNPVGNWWFILSIVIVFTPAIWFITDRVVEPRLGKWGGEADDEVKAELERSEVTTDERRGLRRAGLAALAIVALYAALTLIPGYSPLLNESAEGTAQLQPFYGALIAGFFLMFVSCGIAFGTAAGTIKGADDVTRMMKEGIASLAPYIVFVFFAAHFVAMFNWSNVGPIIAINGAEVLKGFALPAPFLLVSVLLLSSFLDLFIGSASAKWSALAPVVVPMFMLLGISPEMTTAAYRMGDSYTNIMTPLMSYFPLILVFARRWDKSFGVGSLLALMLPYALTFMTLGISMVIAWVTLDLPLGPGAQVFYTAPGAVVP, from the coding sequence ATGACTGACGCGATAGTTTCAGACGACGCTGCCCGACGCCAGCGCGGTTTCTTGGGCTTTGTCGAGCGGGCGGGCAACATGCTGCCCGAACCGACGATGATCTTCGTCTATCTGATCGTCGCCCTCATGTTGGTGTCGGCGGTCGGCGCATGGCTCGGCTGGTCGGCATCGCTGAGTTACACCGGCGAGGAGGCGCCGGAGGGGGCGACGCTGGCCGGGGGCGTGCTGACCTATTCGGCGTCCAGCCTGTTTTCCGAAGCCAATATCGGCAAATTGCTGACTCAGATGCCGCGCACGATGGCCGGATTTGCGCCACTCGGCCTGATCCTGGTCATCATGATGGGCGCGGCGGTGGCGGAGCGCAGCGGCATGTTCTCCGCGCTGATCCGCGCGTCGCTGGGCAATGCGCCGCGTTACATTCTGACGCCCATCGTTGCGGTGATCGGGATGGTGTCGCACCATGCGTCCGACGCGGCCTATGTCGTGTTCATCCCGCTCGCCGCGCTGACCTATGCAGCGGCGGGGCGCCATCCGGTGGCGGGGCTGGCGACGGCGTTTGCAGCGGTGTCCGGCGGCTATGCGGGCAATATCACGCCGGGGCAGATCGACGTGCTGCTGTTCGGCTTTACGCAGGAAGCGGCGCGGATCGTCGAGCCCGGCTGGACGATGAACCCGGTCGGTAACTGGTGGTTCATCCTGTCGATCGTGATCGTGTTCACACCGGCCATCTGGTTCATCACCGACAGGGTGGTCGAGCCGCGCCTGGGCAAATGGGGCGGTGAGGCGGATGATGAGGTCAAGGCCGAACTGGAACGCTCCGAAGTCACAACCGACGAACGGCGCGGTCTGCGTCGCGCTGGCCTTGCGGCGCTGGCGATCGTCGCGCTCTATGCCGCGTTGACGCTGATCCCCGGCTACTCCCCGCTGCTCAACGAAAGCGCGGAGGGGACGGCGCAGCTGCAACCCTTTTACGGCGCGCTGATCGCCGGGTTCTTCCTGATGTTCGTCAGCTGCGGCATCGCGTTCGGCACCGCGGCAGGCACGATCAAGGGTGCGGACGACGTCACCCGAATGATGAAGGAAGGCATCGCCAGCCTCGCCCCCTATATCGTGTTCGTATTCTTCGCCGCGCATTTCGTGGCGATGTTCAACTGGTCGAATGTTGGCCCGATCATCGCGATCAATGGGGCGGAGGTGCTGAAGGGGTTCGCGTTGCCCGCACCATTCCTGCTGGTCAGCGTGCTGCTGCTGTCGTCCTTCCTGGACCTGTTCATCGGCTCGGCCAGCGCCAAGTGGAGCGCGCTCGCGCCGGTCGTGGTGCCGATGTTCATGCTGCTCGGCATCAGCCCGGAAATGACCACGGCGGCGTACCGGATGGGGGACAGCTACACCAATATCATGACCCCGCTGATGAGCTATTTCCCGCTGATCCTGGTGTTCGCGCGGCGCTGGGACAAGTCGTTCGGGGTGGGGTCGCTGCTCGCGCTGATGCTGCCCTATGCGCTGACCTTCATGACGCTGGGCATTTCGATGGTGATCGCGTGGGTGACGCTCGACCTGCCATTGGGGCCGGGCGCGCAGGTGTTCTACACCGCGCCGGGTGCCGTCGTTCCGTGA